GTGACTCAGCAGCCAGCATTGGATTGGCAAATGAGCAACTCTTTTCTTAAACATAAAACGACACCATATATCGAGTTCATTACCGTGTAGCAAAACACATTTCTCAATctgaagatgaaataaaaatgaatagaataCAAGAGGCAGTAATTAATCTCTGTCAGATGACTTGAGTTGTCACGGCAATGGGAAACGTTTCTACACTTTAGCATGTACCTTTTcacctggattttttttttttttgttactatttAAAACTCATTCATAGGGACTTAAAGACCACTCCAGTGTTTTTTAGTACGATGAACAGCAAGATTGCAGATAACATTAATTACAAACATTGAGTACAAAAACACTGAGACATTGCTGGTATAAAAAGTTTTATaatttgccaacaattacaatgttaaaatattttttaaattgaccccatataaacaattatagttacatttaatggtgCAGAACGTTCATtagacaagttagttcctgtcaTCACCATCATAGCAGATAGAAACAGCCGTTATTTTACCAGgctttctttcttaaaaaaaacacaatcatagagagagagagagagagagagagagagagagagagagagagagagagagagagagagagagagagagagagagagagagagagagaaatacaggtaAGGTTTAGGAAAACCGGACAGATAGATGAAGGAAAGAAATCAAGATATTATCCTATCAGGGATCTGACAgcctattggttaaggtgttggataaCTGATCGGAaagtcatgagttcgaatcccagaaaagaaaagagtacCTCCCAACTCCAGTCACAGCCCtgagctgggcccctgagcaaggcccctaaccctcagttgtataaattgaaataaaatgtaagtcactctggataaggagtTGGCTAAATGCTTGAAATGCAAatgtagatactgtagatagatctAGAACATGAATCCGCACCTTGTGACCATTCACATTGAAGAATTCTGCAGCACTGAGGTATAAAAATACTACAAGCATTTCAAACCACAATAAAAGTTGCAGTCATTCAATAGGGGATAAAGACCATCCACGGGCCCTACATTCACCTGCAGTGTAAAGGATCTGAGGCTTTTATAGATGATAtattcacacactgtctcttaGTTATAGCCTTCTGCCTGCGTGTGGTTTCTTGTCTTGGAAAGATGCCACTGATTTTCTGAATATCTATCAAGTGAATACAGCAGATGGTTGGAcacaggttgtgttttttttttttttttttttttttggaaagttgCATAGAAACAAGCCTTCGTCGGTGGTTTTGCCGGAGTCGTGTCCTGCTCTGAGCCAAACTCCATGGCGATATCTCTTGTCTAAAGTGGAATTATTATAGATAATATGAAGTCGTGGTTGCTTGCAGGTTTTACATGATGATATTTCATGCGAATTTTCcattaaagcaaacaaaatcCATGGCTTGATCTTTCGGTTAGTCAAAGTACATGCAGATGAATGAGGATTGCTTTCCAAGTCAAATATATCCAGGGAGAGGCTTAtaacatgttatttttttatgtgcaatgcagagaaaaaaatataaaataataatagccCTTTTTCTACACATGCACTTGAACATAATCCTAAATATAATAGTAGACGTGCACGAAAAGTTTGTGatttctttaatatatatataaataaataaataataaagtcagGTCAGTATTGTAATAATGTGACATGCTTGAGTTCAGAGATGAAGCACTGGAAAATATTCTCATGCATTTAAGTGTGATATTACATTGTTTATGTTACGGTACAAATCTGCTGTCCGTATAGAGATAAATCTGAAGCTAGCTACTTGTTGCTTTGAGGATAAAGTAAATACATCTGGTATTTACATGCTTAAAAACTGTCACAGATGAAGACTGTGTCATTGGTTTGTCCATATTCCAGAGCTGAAATGCAGTTGCTGCACAAACCTTTCCCTTTATCTGGTCTGTCTTGTTGAACcacatttaatgacattttcatatattgtttttttttgcattgctctCCTCTGCTTCATTCCTGTATATTTTTTCTTGCACTACCATTGTCTTGCCccttaacacaaacacacgcccTTCTTCTACCCATGATGTTTCCGCTCGAGTACGTCTGAGGCCTCTGCTGGGGTGCATTCAGTAACTGGGCTCTGATTACATGCTGAAGCAGAGGTACGAGCATGTGACACAGTGTTGTCAAAAGACATACACTCTTTGTCTCGCCCCCACCTACTGCCCACCCCTTTTCCGTCTCACAGTCCTGAAGCGTACTTGCTTAAATGTCAGGAGCTAAATGTCAAATGCCTGAATTTATCAAACTAACAAATAGTTCTTGAAAAGAAGCTGGGCTCTCAGGTATATGTGCTTTATATGCATTGTAATTTATCATTGTATTTAAAAGTATGTACtttcaaaatacaaataatcTTCTGCCTCTACTCTATCTGCTTGAGTGCAATTGACTAAGCAAATTCAACACATTAAGTTGTTCTGTATGATGGTGAATTTTAATCTTTCAGaataaaagcagcttttttACATGTTCCATTGCTGCAAGGTGAATTTAAAAGATCATGTTGTATATCCCTCCATCCTTCACTCCagtttctgtagcacttatcctatACAGGGGTGCAGGGAACATGGAGTCTATTACCTGGGGTCTCAGGACACAAGTTGGTGGGAAACCCTGGATGGGGTCCCAATGGATCACAGagcaccatctcacacacacactttttatagATGCCAACCAGACTACATGCATGTTGTTGGACTGGGAAGGAAACGGGATAACCCAaaagaaacccctgaagcacagagagaacatgcaaactagaCACACAGCCTGGAGatggaaatcgaacccccaagcCTGAAGATGCAAGTCAGACGGGTTAACTGTGTATGCCTCTGGGCCTCCTGCATGCCAGACGTACTGCATGGAGTATATTCATAATTGTGTCTTGCATCATGGAGCTTTATGGTTTAATGGGGGAAAATATCACGATTATAAATCTACTTATAATTTTTTCTCAGCAAACAAGACCTTTTGTCCAGTCCTAGACAGggttgtgtgtcattgtgtgcaCATATCACATATGTCACTTGAGGCGTTCTTGTTGCCTGTTAAAAGCTAAATATGTATGTGTAGACCTGTGAATGAGGATTTAGATCAATCAGCAGAGTGCTTCACAAAAAACACctcatttacattttgaaaaaaaaaaggttgtggaTCCAATCCGATCTTTGTAGAAGGCATGTTGATGTTTGGTGGCGATTTCAGTTCGGACTGCAGAGTCATGTGCTGGATAGATTTAAAGGATGTAAGAAAAACAGATGCAAATTGTTGTAGAAGACCTGCAGACCTCAACAGGGAGGTGAATGCTGTGAGGTGGAACTGGACACCGACAGTATTATGTTGATATTGTGCTGAGATTCTTGTACAGAAGTACAGTTACTTTTAAGCGTTCTTTAAACATTTACCAAAATCTAATTTAGACAATTTTAGATAGATGATCTACAGAAATAATATGGTGCTACCAGaatgtatacatttaatatacaccaatcagccatagcATTAAAGTCACCTAGACCACTGAGATCCACTGGGTTCTGACTCCTTTCTATCAGAGATTTCTAACATTCActtttcagcagtttgtgctTCGGTGGGTTCTTCTGTGGGTTCGGGCCGGACGGGTTAGCCTTTGCTCCTCACGCTCTTCAATGAGACCCATTATCCTGTTTTAGTAGTGCCAGGAACATACTAAAGTTTTAGAGATGCTTTGTTCTAGTCGTTTGTTACTAAACATCACAATTTATTCTTGTCAAAGTCATTCAAATTCTTACACTTGTCCATTTTTCCTGCTTGcaacacatcaacttcaagAACTTCAAGACTGTTTGCACGCTTCCTAATACAACAAATCCCTTAACAGGTGCCAGTGTAATGAGATCTGAAGTGTTGTTCATTTCGCCACCCACCAGCTTTAttgttatggctgatcggtgTATAATTTTAAATGCATGACTCCCAAAGAGACGTCCTGGGACACCTACGTGTCTCATATACAGAGTGTTCTGTTCCCAACACTGTCAAAGCTTTTATGAGTTTTAATATAGCTGGCTTGACTGGTTATTTGAATTGAAtggagtttatttaaataacattagcTTGAACCTATGGCTTAAACGTTCAAGCTTGATTGCTTTTTATTCTAATAACGGGATtacattcataaaataaatcagcagtGATGGAGGTccaagaattatttttttaaagttaaaagaGTCCCTGAAGGCTCAGGATGACTGGAAGCGTTTGCAAAAGAATGGTGTCTGGCTCAGTTGTGTGAAACGTACACCAGTTCTGCACTGAAATATCTGATATGTTGTGTTTAAAGACTTGGTGTGATTTTCTAAATGGTGCCTCGACTTTTCAGTTCATTTCCAACGAGTCCTAGTTGTGTGTCCTAGCATGCTCATATATCAGCGACGTAGTAGCTCATTGTACCCTCTCGCTCTCGGGCTGACTTGAAACAGTGTTCTATTCGGAGCCAGACTTGCATTGTGTGAAATGTGACACTTAATGCTTGCCTCCTCCTCCCCTCttgttttctttgtctcttAATAAAACGTACCTCTTAGTTCCTTATTCACCTCCGGATGAGCGTGAACTTTCGAACCGTGCAAAGCAAAGGCATGTTGTTGTTCAGCAGGtagaaaattttaaatgtttgtattttaccccattgtgtgtttttttttttcagtttagttGGAAAACAGTTGAGATACACCAGTTCTCAGCTCGGGTTTTGGTTTCATCTTGTTTATGAGTCAGATGAGTACCTCTCTGTCTCAGCGCACTAAAGCCAGCGGCAGTGGAGAAAAACTGGTTTACCCAGAATGCATGCTGGTTTGGACTGGAATTGGGCCTTTGGGGGATTCGTTACACAAAAGTCTTGTGGTGCAACAGGAGAATTCGAAAAGCTTTTAAACTATCTAGTGCTTTAGTCTTTATCTGAACCCAAAAAATCTGCAATTTGTAAAGCAAGCTTTGTCACAAATGGCCAAGAAAGAATGCGAACGGTTTAAAGGATTTAAATCATCCACAACTTGACAAGAATTCTTCAGAGTTCACAGCAGTGCCATAATAAACTCAGAGCTTGGAGCTGAAGGGGTGTGTAAAGTTCCTCCACAATGTTTTAATTCTTGTTTTTGGCCATGAATCTGTATGATGgcagaaaaacaagagaaaaacaaaataaagaagaggatcatcttgttcttcatttaaatttgaatagcAACATTAAAGCTGTAACAGATCATTGTTTTAGATTCAAATAACACATCCTTAAGCCTGGATTATTTGCACAGGTGTACTTGTGCTGCTTATTGATTTATCATGCCTCatacataatgaaataaaatacacaataaccCTTCATTTAGGTCATGGCTGGATAAAACACTTTTCTTTGTTCTTGGAAGTAAATACCTTTGAAATGTCTTTTAAACCATCCTGCAATCTGGCAAAGATCACACTCTTGGAAATGTTCAACACTTTAGttctttagttttgcttttGCAAAAAACCTAAAGGTTCTTTGAAGACCTTTGGATCATCCAGTGGAAGCTTTGTGGAACAAAAAACTATCTCatttttttacctcattttgTAATCAGGGAATAAACACCCATGCACTCTGAGCGGAATTATACATGCAACACATTTGAATGCACTTAAAAATGTCAGGCATAGTATTGGAACGTTGGGCAAGATCTCAAAGCTTTGCACATGTATGTACACgtttgcgcgtgtgtgtggtgagggAGGTTGATTTAGTGAGCAGGTGGGATTAATGCAATTTCGCTCCACCCTTCCCACAGGGCTAACCCTCATCCTGTTTAAGTATATATCTCTCATGGAATCCCACACAATTTCTGGGGTTGAGGGACGCCACGTTATGTGTACGTATGTATACGAGTGAGAAAGAGAGCTCCAGGGTGTCAGAATCGCTGCACGATTCCGACGCAAATAGACTTAATAAGCCAGAAAAAATGGTCCGAATATCAAGCCTTGTGGTACACACAAAAGACTTAAAATATTTAGTGTCAGTTTGCAGGTGTGATTTCCCATGGTCTGGCACACTGCATGCCGTAACAGAACCCCGTTATGTCACAAGATCTTGCCTGTACTGCATGAAGTCTTTGCATTTGATCAGGGCATTCAAGctaaaaaaatgagatacacCTTTCACAACATCAAGTACTGACATGACTTAATGCTgcttctctgtttttttgttttcttttttggttcTACATTTGCTTCCTTCCAGGTTAACGCccacaaaaatattatataaccaTAAAGCATGCCATAACAACCCACATTCAAGCACCTTATGAACGAacgtgtttatctgtgtgtgccCAGAGTGTTCATTCTGGGTCAATTTCTACTAATTTCTAATTTCTGCCAATCATCTGGATATTAAGGACCAAAATACACCATAAAATGACCTGCAGTGGAACTTTTTCTGAACGATTTTATAAATACCTTGATGATGACCCCTAGTATGAACTTCCTTAACAGTTTACCTCATGCATATCTAATGTATTATTCCCATctatctttttctcttccttgcAGGAGGACAATGAGATCCCCACCACCGTGTTAAGTAAGGGATCCATGGCAGACATTGCCTCACCCTCTGTTCAGGATGATAACCTTGCCTCTGCTCGTGCTTCAGTGATTGATCCCAATTACTCCCATGAGGAAGGATTGCAGACCATCAGCCTTTCCTCTGATGAAGAGGAGGGAGCTGCGAGCCCCCCACTGGAGGGGGGTACACTACCCAGAGAGGTGCATGAGGATGAGTTCCCAGGAGCGGGAAGCGATCGTCTGGAATGGTCTCGCACTGACAAGTTCAAGCGATCCAGTTTGAAGAAGGTGGACAGCCTAAAGAAGGCCTTCTCACGCAGCTCCATTGAGAAGAAATTCAACAAGATTGTGCCCCCGGAGCGGCGTGAAAAGATCATGAAGAGCCTCTCTCCTGGCCATCCCAGAAGCCCAACCAACAAGAGTTCATCGTTCCAAGTCACTCCTATGACTTTCAACGTCAAGAAGTTGCGAGATGGAGAGGTTGAGTCCACTCAGGCTGGAGGTGAAAATGCTACGGTGGAGGTGCCACCAATGGGAGGGCCGGATGGTCAGCTACCCCTGGCAGAGGTCAATAATGAAGAGGAAACGATTAACGGGAAGGAGCACAGTCCATCCAACACAGGCAGCGTGGACGGTGTCGCCTCGGTTACAGAAGAAATTGATAACGAGCTTGTTATCAAGAAAGAGCTTGATAACGGTCCCTCAGACAAGGTGGCAGAAGAAGAGGAGATACAAGAGCCCAATAAAGCAAATATTGGGGCTGAGGAGAATACTCATGAGAATGGTGATCATCATGTTGGAGATGAAGAGGAGGGCAAGTCCCTGTCTGCACCTGAATCTCCTCCGTCAGCTGCAGTAGCTATTCAGCAAGCCTCTTAGATTTACTAGCATTCCATCGATAGTGGAGATCTTGGCACGGGAGTTAACCATCTGTTCAGAGTCCGCTGTGTTATGTAAGCATGCTTGTGTTATCAGAATGCTTGTCTGATACAAAACAGGGcaaatgtgtataaaaaaaaaaaagaaaaaaaaaaaaagacccctccccctcccctcgAACTGGGCTTTACATGGTGATGGGTGTCAAACTGTCTTACCACCTGTGATATTTTAAAGCTGTTCTAGCTTTTCTATACCTCTGCTTGTATATAGTCTTAAACCTATGTTGCATGCAATCCTTTATTTCACCTATTATTCTTCCCagtatactgtactacactagaTAATCAAGTGTGATTCACTGAGTTACTTAGATTTAAAGAAATATAGTTTAAGAAatgctcttaaaaaaaaaaaagctgagaaTTGTCTAACTTCTCTGAACATTGTTTACTGCtttcaaagcaaaataaattttcagcataagtgataacaataaaaatgaattttaataaagtgtttatcTAAAATTGTGGAGTAAGTAGCATGTTTGTTTACCAAAAATGActaaatatacattacagatttgaaaatcaaaacacaaacgaattgtgtggttgtgttaatTAGAAgattaaaaatcaataaaaaagtgAGCTAGAAAAACATTGAtggaaattgtttttaaatcctgaAAAACATATTGAATTGATGTGTCTTATGAAATAGCAAGGTAGTTCATTTGAGTGTGTTTGCTTATTTCAGACATTAATACATCTAGGCTTGTAAAGTCACAGTAATGACATAGACACAGGTCTACCTTAATAGACACATGGTGGATAAAACGGCGAAATATTAAGGGGAGTGAGTATAAAGCAATAATATGAACAGCAATATTGATTATTTAAGGCtatctttttaaattttataataatacgtgtggttgattatttaaaaaatatccttTCTGTATCTAATAGGGGCTGTGGTGGCttaagcggttaaggctctgggttattgatCAGAGCAacagggttcaagcctcagcactggcaatctgctactgttgggcccttgagcaaggcccttaacctgcTCTACTCCAAGGGGGCTTTATCATggttgaccctgtgctctgaccccaaactccaaagttttactgtgctgtaatatatatgtagcAAAATAAaggctgattattattattattattattattattattattattattattattattattattattattattattattattactgatgatcattaaaaacaatactGATCAAAACAGTCTGAGAGCATGAttaggtctggtgtgtgtgtgtgtgtgtgtgtgtgtgtgtgtgtgttcgtgtgttcAGGTGAGTGTAAATATGCTATGATAGTCACTAATATTATCCTTTATCTGAGTAACAAACACCAGTCAGTTTTTAAGTCTGTGACCCTGTTACTCCTTCATCCATATATCTTTATCCTAGTGGATGCTCCTATATGCtcatgctcatacacacacacacacattctcactctaACATTAGCTTTGTAACAAAAATTTAAACCAtgacaaaaatgtgaaaaaaaaacatgttctgaTGTACGTACAGAGAAGAAAGATACTAACCCTTGCAAAGCAGGGATGTTTCATTACGAACCCAGGCGCAcacatgaaaaaacaaaacacattcctGACTGTGATAGATTGCTCGCTCCTCTACAGTGTACTTTCCATGGCGTGAAGATGTGAGAGGTGGGCTCTGTCTATCCAAAGCGATTGATGGCATATTTTCCACACGGAGGCCGGGGTATGCAGGACCCTCATGCTCCACAGGTGTTCTGCCTCTAAGCTCTCTCAGCTGTTTGGCCACGCTCAGATTCATCACTGTTCACATCAGTAACACTGAAGATTTGGGTCAATGCActaaattatatacagtagaacgACATGTTAATAGATGATGAATTTAGAAATACATGCGGCTCTGTAGTAAAAATGCAtaaactagatagatagatagatagatagatagatagatagatagatagatagatagatagatagatagatagatagataagaggatagatagatagatagatggatagatagatagatagatagatagatagatagatagatagatagatagatagatagatagatagatagatagataagaggatagatagatgatagatagatagatagatagatagatagatagatagatagatagatagatagatagatagatagatagataagaggatagatagatagatagatagatagatagatagatagatagatagatagatagatagatagatagatagatagatcttgtTAGTTTTGTTGTGAGTGAATGCTAGCAAACAGTTTAGCATATGTTATTAGCTAAGCTAAATCtgttatacatatttattagcATGATTTAATGTAcgcaaaaagataaaaacaaaatatatatattttacattttcttctattctattaacaattgtttttgcttctttctagaaaaatagaaaagtaaagaaaagttacgattttaaaattaaaatatgttaagaaatatgttaaataatcgTAGACTCTGTGTCTTGTGATGTTTTAAAAGGAAATTCTCGATCATTGTTACCTGGTCTTGGTTGAGGGCTACTATAAAATGTGTCTTGtaatgtgaattaaaaaaaatttataatgtgtttataatgtgactacatgtaaataaaatcgACTGTGAGAATTCTGCATGAAGTTTGACCAATCTTGTCAAAATGTTCCTGATATCCTACATTTCTCTGGATTTCAACATCACATGAATGATGAGACTCGGGAAAAAAGAAGGCTTGTCCAAGCTGTCATACATCATCATGcaaattatttataatgaacCCTCTTCATAATGAAGTTTGCATCTCCCAATGAAAATTCTTGGGTGTTTAACgataatagaaataaacagacatgACAGGAGTTATTGCCTGGATCAAGATGTCATGAGTCATACTGTTTACTATGACTTATAAATGGGCTCCaccttgttttaaaaaaaaaaattctatttattcttGTATCTAATCCTGTTCACAAATCCATACAAAGAACCAACAAACTTCAAAACTTCTTCAAGAATCTTcgaaaaaaaattccaaagtCACTGAAATATTTCAAGATTATTCCATATCAGTATTCAAAAACAGATATTATATCAATACACAAAAATagaataatcataaaaaaactatttattttatgaagagGTCCTAAACAAATTTAGTGgtccttagtggttagcacgttcgcctcacacctccagggtcggggttcgattcccgcctccaccttgtgtgtgtggagtttgcatgttctccccgtgcctcgggggtttcctccgggtactccggcttcctcccccagt
The genomic region above belongs to Tachysurus vachellii isolate PV-2020 chromosome 8, HZAU_Pvac_v1, whole genome shotgun sequence and contains:
- the cavin2a gene encoding caveolae-associated protein 2a — protein: MGEDAARADQSSNNLPGPTNSDSSTAPVVDAQDFFIPSSGPTSPTHTLSRMSSKPPTSPTSAASQVSAITVVALLDQLVVMIETVQENQRRMEKRQTDLEGTVKAVQADLTRLSKSHMTTSGGVNKLLERSRKTGIYVKEVRERLDRQCGQVKRLEANHAHLLKRNHFKVLIFQEDNEIPTTVLSKGSMADIASPSVQDDNLASARASVIDPNYSHEEGLQTISLSSDEEEGAASPPLEGGTLPREVHEDEFPGAGSDRLEWSRTDKFKRSSLKKVDSLKKAFSRSSIEKKFNKIVPPERREKIMKSLSPGHPRSPTNKSSSFQVTPMTFNVKKLRDGEVESTQAGGENATVEVPPMGGPDGQLPLAEVNNEEETINGKEHSPSNTGSVDGVASVTEEIDNELVIKKELDNGPSDKVAEEEEIQEPNKANIGAEENTHENGDHHVGDEEEGKSLSAPESPPSAAVAIQQAS